The sequence CGACGGAGAAAAGGGCGAGGAAGCCGCCGAGAACGAGCCCGAAGTAGGCCGCCCAGGAGGCGAGGTGAGAGAGCACGCCGCGGCCGTCGGCGGCCATCGCAGCGAAGACGTCGACCGGCGCGAGGTGCACCAGGGCCGTGGCGGCGAGAATGCCGCACGCCAGATACATGACCACCGAAGAGACGAGCTTCCCCGCCACGATCTCGCGCGGCGAGACCGGCAGCGAGAGGGTGAAAGCGAGTGTCCTGTTCTGGCGCTCGCCGAGGACATTGCTCAACACGAGATGGAAGCAGGTGGCGATGAAGACGTTCGCCGCCAGGGTGAGGCCGAGCGAGCGCGCGGCCCGGTCGTCACTTCCGGCGAGCCCCACGGCGAGAGCGCCCATCGCGACGTAGAGCAGCAGCGGCCAGCGCAGCAGCGAAAGGTCCTTGCGCGCGAGCAGGGCCACCGTGCGCGCGTTCACGCCACCCTCCTGCCGGTGGCGGACGTCGCGTCGAGGAAGACCCGCTCGAGCGGCCCCTCGGCGAGGAGCGTACATGTCGCCGCGCGGCGGACGATGCGTCCGCGGTCGAGGATCACGATCTCCTTCGCGAGCGCCGCCATGTCCTCGGTGAGGTGCGAGGAGAAGACGATCGTCGTTCCGTCCTCTCTGGCGACGCGGCCGAGCTCCTCGCGCAGGTCGTGGCGCATCCGCGGATCGAGGCCGCTCGTCGGCTCGTCGAGAAGCAGCAGCCGCGGTCGCCGCACGAGGGCGAGCAGCAGAAGGAGACGCACCGTCTGGCCGCGCGAGAGCCCTTTCGTCCGCTGTTCGGGCCGGAGACCGAATCGGCGCAGCAGCGTCGTGGCGCGCTCCTCGTCCCACTGCGAGGAGAGCGAGCGGACGAGATCGAGGTTCCAGGCAATCGACTTCCCGCCGTAGGGTGCCATGTCCTCGGAGACATAGGCGACACCCGACTTGATCTCGTGCTCGCGTTCGGGCATCGCGAGGCCCAGCACTTCGACCTCGCCGGCGTCGGGGCGCACCAGACCGAGCAGGATGCGGAGCAGGGTCGACTTCCCGGCGCCGTTCTCGCCCAGCAGGCCGAGCGTCACGCCCGGTGCGAGATCGAGATCGATTGGGCCGAAAGTGAAGCAGGGGTAGCGCTTCTCGACACGGGTGAGCCGGAGCGCAGGGGTCGCACTTGCTGTCGAAGCTGGAACCATTCCGTCCTCCTTCGACTACAGGATCCCCGAAGGAGGAAAAAGTTACGGGAGGTCGGTCTGCGCCGGGCGCGGCGGCGCGCCACGCCGTGCGGGAATCGCTATTGCAGCAGGGATTCGAGGCGGGCGATGAGGGCCTC is a genomic window of Thermoanaerobaculia bacterium containing:
- a CDS encoding ABC transporter permease subunit; translation: MNARTVALLARKDLSLLRWPLLLYVAMGALAVGLAGSDDRAARSLGLTLAANVFIATCFHLVLSNVLGERQNRTLAFTLSLPVSPREIVAGKLVSSVVMYLACGILAATALVHLAPVDVFAAMAADGRGVLSHLASWAAYFGLVLGGFLALFSV
- a CDS encoding ABC transporter ATP-binding protein — its product is MVPASTASATPALRLTRVEKRYPCFTFGPIDLDLAPGVTLGLLGENGAGKSTLLRILLGLVRPDAGEVEVLGLAMPEREHEIKSGVAYVSEDMAPYGGKSIAWNLDLVRSLSSQWDEERATTLLRRFGLRPEQRTKGLSRGQTVRLLLLLALVRRPRLLLLDEPTSGLDPRMRHDLREELGRVAREDGTTIVFSSHLTEDMAALAKEIVILDRGRIVRRAATCTLLAEGPLERVFLDATSATGRRVA